One window of Felis catus isolate Fca126 chromosome D4, F.catus_Fca126_mat1.0, whole genome shotgun sequence genomic DNA carries:
- the LOC101093721 gene encoding dnaJ homolog subfamily C member 25, whose translation MAAPLAPRRGAGAAGRRWLVLLPPLLLVLLLVRPAGALVEGLYCGTRDCYEVLGVSRTAGKAEIARAYRQLARRYHPDRYRPEPGDEGPGLTPQSAEEAFLLVATAYETLKDEETRKDYDYMLDHPEEYYSHYYHYYSRRLAPKVDVRVVILVSVCAISVFQFFSWWNSYDKAISYLATVPKYRIQAMEIAKQQGLLGKAKEKGRNKKSKEEIRDKEESIIKNIIKSKIDIKGGYQKPQICDLLLFQILLAPFHLCSYIVWYCRWIYNFNIKGKEYGEEERLYIIRKSMKMSKSQFDSLEDHQKETFLKRELWIKENYEVYKQEQEEELKKKLANDPRWKRYRRWMKNEGPGRLTFVDD comes from the exons ATGGCGGCGCCGCTCGCTCCGCGCCGGGGAGCCGGGGCTGCCGGCCGGCGCTGGTTGGTGCTGCTGCCGCCcctgctgctggtgctgctgctggtgcGGCCCGCGGGGGCCCTGGTGGAGGGGCTCTACTGCGGCACGCGCGACTGCTACGAGGTGCTGGGCGTGAGCCGCACGGCAGGCAAGGCGGAGATAGCGCGGGCCTACCGCCAGCTGGCCCGGCGCTACCACCCCGACCGCTACCGGCCTGAGCCTGGCGATGAGGGCCCGGGACTGACGCCGCAGAGCGCCGAAGAGGCCTTCCTGTTGGTGGCGACCGCCTACGAGACTCTTAAG GATGAAGAAACACGAAAAGATTATGACTACATGCTGGATCACCCAGAAGAGTACTATAGCCATTACTATCATTACTACAGCAGGCGCTTAGCCCCCAAAGTGGATGTTAGAGTTGTGATTTTGGTCAGTGTATGTGCTATTTCAGTGTTTCAG TTTTTCAGCTGGTGGAACAGCTACGACAAGGCAATCAGCTACCTAGCCACAGTGCCCAAATACCGTATCCAAGCCATGGAGATTGCCAAGCAGCAGGGGTTGCTTGGAAAAGCCAAAGAGAAGGGCAGAAACAAAAAGTCCAAAGAGGAAATTCGTGACAAGGAGGAGAGCATcataaaaaacattataaaaagtaaaatagatatAAAGGGAGGCTATCAGAAACCACAGATATGTGATCTtctcctgtttcagattctcttaGCACCTTTTCACCTGTGTTCATATATAGTCTGGTATTGCCGGTGGATCTATAACTTTAACATCAAAGGCAAAGAAtatggggaagaagaaagactGTATATCATACGTAAATCCATGAAGATGTCAAAGTCTCAGTTTGATAGTCTAGAAGATCATCAGAAAGAAACTTTTCTTAAACGGGAGCTCTGGATAAAAGAGAATTATGAG GTTTATAAACAAGAACAAGAggaagaactaaagaaaaaattgGCAAATGACCCTAGATGGAAGCGATACAGGAGATGGATGAAGAATGAAGGGCCTGGACGGTTAACATTTGTGGATGACTGA